Part of the Niallia alba genome is shown below.
CAGGGAGTGCAATTAAGGCACTTGAAAAGTATGGCTTAGCTGGGAAAATTCCAGTTGCTGGACAAGATGGTGATCTTCCAGCAGCACAACGCATCATACAAGGCACTCAGACAATGACTGTATATAAGCCAATCAAAGCATTAGCAGAAGAAGTAGCACAAATTGCAGTTCAGATGGCCAATGGAAAAACGATCTCTGTTGAGAATAAAGTAAATAACGGAAAAGTCGAAGTGCCGACTATCTTGCTTTCTCCTATTGCTGTCACAAAAGAGAATATGGATGCAACCATCATCAAGGATGATTTTCATTCAAAAGAAGAAGTGTATAAAAAATAATCAGCTGCTTTTTGCAAAGCGTCATTGCATGTTCCACACTGTGAAAAGGGTATAATAGGAATATAAAATACGATTGGAAGGGAGCCAATATGAGTAGTAATGAGTTGAAAAAAGATACAGGCTGGAATTTTGATAATAGCTATGCTCGACTTCCTGAAGTTTTCTATTCTAAGATGACATTAAATCCAGTCAGTTCTCCTCGTTTAGTTAAGCTTAATCAGGATTTGGTAGAGTCATTAGGATTGAATAAGGAACAATTACAACGCCAAGAGTCGATACAAGTATTAAGCGGGAATGATATTCCAGAAGGCGGCTTTCCCCTTGCTGAAGCTTATGCAGGTCATCAATTTGGCCATCCAACCATGCTTGGTGATGGAAGGGCTATGCTGATTGGAGAACAGATTACTCCAGCTGGGGAAAGGTTCGATATACAATTAAAAGGTTCTGGCCGCACACCATACTCTCGAGGAGGCGATGGTAGAGCAGCGCTTAAGCCGATGCTAAGAGAATATATTATTAGTGAAGCGATGCACGGCCTTGGCATTCCGACAACTAGAAGTTTAGCTGTTATTGCAACTGGAGAACAGATTGTCCGGGAGAAAGATTTGCCAGGTGCCATTTTAACGAGAGTCGCAGCAAGCCATCTGCGAGTAGGAACTTTTCAATATGCAGCTTCTCTTGATTCTAAAGAGGATCTTAAAGCTCTCGCGGATTATGCAATTGATCGACATTTCCCAGCAATTGCGAAAGATGAGAATCACTACGTAGAAATGTTTAAAGAAGTAATTAAACGTCAAGCAGCCTTAATCGCCAAATGGCAGTTAGTTGGTTTTATTCACGGTGTTATGAACACAGATAACATGACCATTAGCGGAGAGACGATTGACTATGGCCCCTGTGCCTTTATGGATAGTTTCCATTTAGATACCGTATTTAGCTCTATTGATGTCCAAGGTCGTTATGCGTATGGAAATCAACCGAAAATGGCTGGTTGGAATCTGGCTAGATTTGCTGAAAGCTTACTTCCCTTATTCCATGATGATGTTGAAAAAGCAGTGGAACTTGCTCAAGCAGAATTATATGAATTTAACACCTTGTATCAACAACACTGGCTTGATGGTATGAGAGGAAAGCTAGGATTAGAAGGGGAAGAAGACAAAGATGCAGAGCTAATGGAAAAGCTCCTTGGGATTATGCAAAATAATCGTGCAGACTTTACGGATACCTTTCGTTCTTTAACGTTAGGGGAAATAGACAAAATGGAACTTAGCAACAATCCAGCATTTATGGAATGGTATAAGGCTTGGAAGGAAAGAATCGACCGTCAAGAAGGCGGAGAAGAAAATGCTCGTGAGCAAATGAAAAGACATAATCCAGTTGTCATTCCTCGAAATCATCGTGTAGAAGCAGCCCTTCATGCTGCAGAAAACGGAGATTTAAGTGTGATGGAAGAATTATTACAGATGCTGTCCAATCCTTATGCTTATACAAAGGAACAAATAGAATACGGAGTAGCACCACAACAAGTGAATCCTTCTTATCAAACATATTGTGGGACGTGATTTTAACAATATGTAAATGAAAAAGTTTCCCTTTTCTACTTAAGAAATGGGGAACTTTTCTATTATTATTAAAGAATGCACATCGATAATTAAAAGTGCTTTCATCAATTTTTCCCCTGATAAAAACTGGTACCCCTTGTCCATTTCCCCTTTTTTCCCTTTTCTTTCATTATCCCATTTATCTTTGCAAAAAAGAATAAGGAACTATTAGTCGAAGGCAATGTTTGAAAATGAAACTTTTTTTAATCTAATCAGTATATGTATATATCGGAAATTTTTCACGGCAACAAAGCAGGAAGTGAATAAATACGTTATGATTAATATAGTCAAAGATAAATAAATTGAGGTGATTTAACGTGATCCTTCATTATAAATGCCCAAATTGTGGGGGAGATATGAGTTTTAATGCAGATACTGGGAGTTTATCTTGCCCTAGCTGTGGAAATGAAGAGAATATCGAGAGCTATCCAGAAAATTTAATGTCTGCATCCTTTGAGGATAATGAGGTTAAGGAGTACCATTGTGACAATTGTGGTGCGGTATTAATAACGGAAGCAGATACGACTGCAACAAATTGTAGTTTTTGCGGTACAGGAATAGTCATTGCCGATCGATTGGCAGGCGTGCT
Proteins encoded:
- a CDS encoding protein adenylyltransferase SelO, producing MSSNELKKDTGWNFDNSYARLPEVFYSKMTLNPVSSPRLVKLNQDLVESLGLNKEQLQRQESIQVLSGNDIPEGGFPLAEAYAGHQFGHPTMLGDGRAMLIGEQITPAGERFDIQLKGSGRTPYSRGGDGRAALKPMLREYIISEAMHGLGIPTTRSLAVIATGEQIVREKDLPGAILTRVAASHLRVGTFQYAASLDSKEDLKALADYAIDRHFPAIAKDENHYVEMFKEVIKRQAALIAKWQLVGFIHGVMNTDNMTISGETIDYGPCAFMDSFHLDTVFSSIDVQGRYAYGNQPKMAGWNLARFAESLLPLFHDDVEKAVELAQAELYEFNTLYQQHWLDGMRGKLGLEGEEDKDAELMEKLLGIMQNNRADFTDTFRSLTLGEIDKMELSNNPAFMEWYKAWKERIDRQEGGEENAREQMKRHNPVVIPRNHRVEAALHAAENGDLSVMEELLQMLSNPYAYTKEQIEYGVAPQQVNPSYQTYCGT